A genomic window from Corticium candelabrum chromosome 8, ooCorCand1.1, whole genome shotgun sequence includes:
- the LOC134182922 gene encoding trifunctional enzyme subunit beta, mitochondrial-like → MSNSPAYATPKLLDKKKLTLNDIDVFEYHEAFAGQLLANMKAMDSDWFCQTHMSRKKLGLLPVKKMNLWGGSLSIGHPFGATGVRLVTTAAHRLRKEDGKLALAAACAAGGHGHAMLVERY, encoded by the exons ATGTCCAACAGCCCGGCATATGCCACTCCCAAGCTGCTCGACAAGAAAAAGCTAACGCTGAACGACATCGACGTGTTTGAATATCACGAAGCATTTGCA GGCCAACTCTTAGCTAACATGAAGGCCATGGACTCCGACTGGTTTTGTCAGACTCACATGTCTAGAAAGAag CTTGGGTTGTTGCCTGTTAAAAAGATGAATCTCTGGGGTGGGTCTCTGTCTATTGGACATCCGTTCGGAGCCACTGGCGTTCGTCTGGTGACAACAGCAGCTCATCGACTACGAAAAGAAGACGGCAAGTTAGCACTCGCCGCTGCTTGTGCTGCTGGAGGACAC GGACACGCCATGTTGGTTGAACGTTATTGA
- the LOC134183529 gene encoding uncharacterized protein LOC134183529, translating into MGSSQSSRAIDHAYFDAVVQKDVEKASEAIAKGADVNVVARYYGRDGTGLNGIPSALQVACGVGSTDMVDLLIRKEANVKYEEKELGLTALHYASAGGHVSIMKRLVAAGCSKQVKSYYGLTALHVAGNVDVVDYLLSIGLNIEDRNMSGYTPFLIGCRDGRLPVVQRLIESKCNKAATTNFGATALHVAGNVKVVDNLLIIGLNIEDRTEDGDTPFLMACRECRLPVVQRLIQSKCNKAATTNDGSTALHLICSERFLKNDHLSVVKLLTSLRIDVSAKNNADKTAIQVGEERLKSVWGSHEETRSAILSHLKKFVEESAVAAVNPSPDVVESANIDIQLPTSTPSVVDRLGPEGKALFDQACKKGKVPGNTVLIDSMGEEDAGKSCLEASMTDKPFVEGQESTEGVKVKMMISQAIGHGTDWKELKSEEERLVHLSKLFAREFVVHDKEQQSSTAKPDKQEQSPQASSTESDLKANVIVQASGVKSTYAEAESDPIGYDDFKRAKEMDGNVDAAIYLMEKNKEEMSKCEKMINVTMMDRGGQDQFLSTHAALMADNEYQCTACFVVIDGSKPLDEKVTTSKFRLADGTSIEKPRDVATTRADVIRHCFTALSAAFPAGRRRNMFFGKGRVKRAPATFMFASRKDKAKSESFMARQEQIVKEIIAEENFGDHIVPFSEKPYQVLFHVDNTKSGTGNPDPTIVLVKKMIVEMAREYWDEEEKIPLPWAMLDKGLSLLRMAKHKVLDLHDVCQLAARVCDISSDEECRQALRYLCSHGSIGFYHNVVGLNKKVLPNIQWVADVLAIFVTVLDQERLLPKLWNDLKKLHQEGIMSWNLAKYLMDKAGVEEANYDVILILLQLFNIISGAYLATCSIAPDVKVQDGQDFFVPSMVIKEVIKTPFAYRSAFCSPTSPPSLFFIPRGFNAFLKPLFYRLVTRMVSKYTKSPQLSRNQVILHLHKDVDLELVYTVKAVIVTVYCPSKLSHRKLPADEVLRPLCDGVRVTLIEQLTQAKERGMVGFQFEVCVHSAVDEAPLDYDPIRLASLDEYPEDDILLDKEHQSIDPPANLDLWFDNTSTSPTVEVAAESVYDPEVILSAVLQQGHDRWLSVGLKLGFTMRKVNENTKDSSLGADKLKALFEAKAQEVGRDEAAKQLLAACHCIPQPMIMAVKAQLADVGKGDDEQQDIKEPLKKRKLIKKEVSGYSLDFETVRDAVVKHGCNQWYEIGLILGLKGDNIKGETHEIPFFPGKLMAVIEAKRRIDGKVKTAEDLLRACHRIPTPIGKEVEEELKKERKR; encoded by the exons ATGGGGAGTAGCCAAAGTTCAAGAGCGATTGACCATGCTTATTTCGATGCTGTTGTGCAAAAGGACGTAGAAAAGGCCTCCGAAGCAATCGCGAAGGGCGCTGACGTCAATGTTGTAGCAAGATATTAT GGAAGGGATGGTACTGGATTGAATGGTATTCCATCTGCTCTTCAAGTAGCGTGTGGTGTGGGATCAACCGATATGGTTGATTTACTTATAAGAAAAGAAGCCAATGTGAAGTATGAAGAGAAGGAG TTGGGATTAACAGCTCTACACTATGCAAGTGCTGGTGGTCATGTGTCTATTATGAAGAGATTGGTAGCTGCTGGTTGCAGCAAACAAGTAAAAAGCTAT TATGGATTGACAGCTCTACACGTTGCTGgtaatgttgatgttgttgattaTCTGTTGAGTATTGGTCTCAACATTGAAGATCGGAATATG tCTGGCTACACACCGTTTCTCATTGGATGTCGTGATGGTCGTTTACCTGTAGTACAACGTCTCATTGaatcaaagtgcaacaaagcagcaacaactaat TTTGGAGCGACAGCTCTACACGTTGCTGGTAATGTTAAGGTTGTTGATAATTTATTGATCATTGGTCTCAACATTGAAGATCGTACTGAG gATGGCGACACACCATTTCTCATGGCATGTCGTGAATGTCGTTTACCTGTAGTACAACGTCTTATTcaatcaaagtgcaacaaagcagcaacaactaat gaTGGATCAACAGCATTACATCTGATCTGTTCAGAGCGTTTTCTTAAGAATGACCATTTATCAGTTGTCAAGCTGTTGACATCGTTGAGAATTGATGTGTCagctaagaacaat GCTGACAAAACTGCAATTCAAGTAGGAGAAGAAAGGCTGAAGTCAGTGTGGGGCAGTCACGAAGAAACTCGTTCTGCTATCCTTTCCCATCTGAAGAAATTCGTCGAGGAA AGTGCTGTTGCAGCTGTAAATCCATCACCAGATGTTGTAGAAAGTGCAAACATTGATATTCAACTTCCCA CTTCAACTCCCTCTGTTGTTGACCGTCTGGGTCCTGAAGGAAAAGCTCTTTTTGATCAAGCTTGCAAAAAAGGCAAAGTGCCGGGCAACACTGTGTTAATTGACAGCATGGGGGAGGAAGATGCAGGCAAATCATGTCTGGAAGCttcaatgacagacaaaccattTGTTGAAGGTCAGGAGAGCACGGAGGGCGTGAAGGTGAAGATGATGATCTCACAAGCAATTGGACACGGCACGGATTGGAAGGAATTGAAAAGTGAAGAGGAGAGACTAGTGCATCTCAGCAAGCTGTTTGCAAGAGAATTTGTTGTTCATGACAAGGAACAACAGTCCAGCACAGCAAAGCCAGACAAGCAAGAGCAAAGCCCACAAGCAAGTTCTACAGAATCTGATTTGAAGGCGAATGTGATTGTGCAAGCAAGCGGTGTGAAGTCAACGTATGCCGAAGCAGAGAGTGATCCAATAGGATACGATGATTTCAAACGTGCTAAAGAAATGGATGGAAATGTAGATGCGGCCATTTATCTCATGGAGAAGAATAAGGAGGAGATGAGCAAATGTGAAAAAATGATCAATGTGACGATGATGGACAGAGGAGGTCAAGATCAATTCCTCTCCACACACGCTGCACTTATGGCTGATAACGAGTATCAATGTACAGCTTGTTTTGTGGTTATCGATGGTTCCAAGCCACTAGATGAGAAGGTGACCACATCCAAGTTTCGTCTTGCCGATGGAACTTCTATTGAGAAACCACGAGATGTGGCTACCACAAGAGCCGACGTCATACGCCACTGCTTTACTGCTCTCTCTGCTGCCTTTCCTGCTGGCAGAAGACGCAATATGTTTTTTGGCAAAGGGCGTGTCAAAAGGGCACCAGCAACGTTCATGTTTGCTTCTAGAAAGGATAAAGCAAAAAGTGAAAGTTTCATGGCAAGACAGGAGCAAATAGTCAAAGAAATCATCGCCGAAGAGAATTTTGGTGATCACATTGTGCCCTTTAGTGAAAAGCCTTATCAGGTGCTGTTCCATGTTGACAACACAAAGTCAGGAACAGGCAATCCCGATCCAACGATCGTCCTCGTCAAGAAAATGATTGTTGAAATGGCTCGTGAATACTGGGATGAAGAAGAGAAGATTCCATTACCATGGGCCATGCTGGATAAGGGTCTGAGTCTTCTGAGAATGGCAAAGCACAAAGTTCTTGATCTGCACGATGTGTGCCAATTAGCTGCCAGGGTGTGTGATATCTCATCAGATGAGGAATGCAGACAAGCACTGCGATATCTTTGCAGCCATGGAAGCATTGGATTCTATCACAATGTTGTGGGGCTCAATAAGAAGGTGCTTCCCAACATTCAGTGGGTTGCTGATGTGTTGGCCATCTTTGTCACAGTTCTGGATCAAGAAAGACTTCTTCCCAAGTTGTGGAACGATCTCAAAAAGCTTCATCAAGAAGGGATCATGTCATGGAATCTTGCCAAGTATCTGATGGATAAGGCAGGAGTAGAAGAAGCAAACTATGATGTGATCCTTATTCTTCTGCAGCTGTTTAATATCATTTCAGGGGCATACTTGGCCACTTGTTCAATTGCTCCAGATGTCAAAGTCCAAGACGGTCAGGACTTTTTTGTTCCCTCTATGGtcatcaaagaagtcatcaagACCCCTTTTGCCTACCGATCAGCATTCTGCTCTCCTACATCTCCTCCATCATTGTTCTTTATTCCCAGAGGTTTCAATGCTTTTCTCAAGCCTCTATTTTACCGTCTTGTGACCCGCATGGTCAGCAAGTACACAAAAAGCCCACAGCTCAGTAGAAACCAGGTGATACTTCATCTTCACAAAGATGTGGATCTGGAGTTGGTCTACACTGTGAAGGCTGTCATTGTTACCGTTTACTGTCCATCAAAATTGAGTCACAGGAAACTACCTGCAGATGAAGTGCTGCGTCCACTGTGTGATGGTGTGCGAGTGACTCTAATAGAACAACTCACACAAGCGAAGGAACGAGGAATGGTTGGCTTTCAGTTTGAGGTCTGTGTTCACAGTGCTGTTGATGAAGCTCCACTTGACTATGATCCAATCCGACTGGCTTCATTGGATGAATATCCAGAAGATGATATTCTGCTGGACAAAGAGCATCAAAGCATTGATCCTCCTGCTAACCTTGATCTGTGGTTTGATAATACGTCTACTAGTCCTACTGTTGAAG TTGCCGCTGAGAGTGTTTATGATCCAGAAGTGATTCTGTCTGCTGTATTACAGCAGGGTCATGATCGTTGGCTCTCTGTTGGTTTGAAGTTGGGATTTACAATGCGCAAAGTCAATGAGAATACAAAGGATTCCTCTCTTGGTGCTGACAAGTTGAAGGCTTTGTTTGAAGCAAAAGCACAAGAAGTAGGACGAGACGAAGCAGCCAAACAACTTTTAGCAGCATGTCATTGTATTCCCCAACCAATGATTATGGCTGTAAAGGCTCAACTGGCAG ATGTTGGAAAAGGAGATGATGAACAGCAGGACATCAAAGAACCgctaaagaaaagaaaattgatCAAAAAGGAAGTATCAG gatACTCGCTTGATTTCGAGACAGTGAGAGATGCTGTTGTTAAACATGGCTGTAACCAGTGGTACGAAATTGGACTCATTTTGGGACTAAAAGGCGATAATATCAAAGGAGAAACTCATGAAATACCATTTTTCCCCGGCAAGTTGATGGCTGTCATTGAGGCAAAAAGGAGGATAGATGGAAAAGTGAAGACAGCTGAGGACTTGTTGAGGGCATGTCATCGAATACCCACACCAATTGGCAAAGAAGTCGAAGAGGAATTGAAGAAAG AGAGAAAAAGGTAG